In Sporichthya polymorpha DSM 43042, a genomic segment contains:
- a CDS encoding phytoene desaturase family protein: MARVVVIGAGLSGLAVALRLARLKHDVIVCERAEEPGGQAGRFERDGFGFDTGPTLVQLPAGYRDLFRKTGKTTPLESVLDLEPVDPAMRWQFADGPRIDIPNATRAGTMEVIAAGLGPTAAEDWDTFLATGSDLWATFRQGFVAAPPTTRLQALRTKTGRAWLAALTPEKTLNDLMKRQLRDPRLRAVGGSYALRIGSDPRRAAAAVAVWPAMEHTFGTWRVVGGIRRLVDATAERTEKRGAEIRYGTAVTAIEHDGGAVRGVRLADGTTLPADIVVSAVDAALTAGFLGRRPDRGDRSASAFTLSLALDGAADHLPTMSFGLDPVAELVEVFEAGRPPADPTLFLTPADAPAGASALTVSVVTPRHGTGKDEVDWTATQTEAYARHLLGVLDARGFDVSTRLRWFAAHTPADVERRCGSPGGALGGAALHGLKGAIFRPPNTTDVSGLFQVGGSAHPGPGLALAPLGSALVAETIGKA, from the coding sequence GTGGCGCGGGTGGTGGTGATCGGGGCGGGGCTGTCGGGGCTCGCAGTCGCGCTGCGCCTCGCCCGGCTCAAGCACGACGTGATCGTCTGCGAGCGCGCGGAGGAACCCGGGGGCCAGGCGGGCCGCTTCGAGCGGGACGGCTTCGGGTTCGACACCGGACCGACGCTCGTCCAACTCCCCGCCGGGTACCGCGACCTGTTCCGCAAGACCGGGAAGACGACGCCGCTGGAGAGCGTCCTCGACCTCGAGCCGGTGGACCCGGCGATGCGCTGGCAGTTCGCGGACGGTCCGCGCATCGACATCCCGAACGCGACCCGCGCCGGGACGATGGAGGTGATCGCGGCCGGCCTCGGCCCGACCGCGGCAGAGGACTGGGACACTTTCCTCGCCACCGGCAGCGACCTGTGGGCGACGTTCCGGCAGGGGTTCGTCGCCGCCCCACCGACCACGCGCCTGCAGGCGTTGCGGACGAAGACCGGACGGGCCTGGCTCGCCGCGCTGACGCCGGAGAAGACCCTCAACGACCTGATGAAGCGTCAGCTGCGCGATCCCCGCCTGCGCGCCGTTGGCGGGTCCTACGCGCTCCGGATCGGGTCCGACCCGCGCCGCGCGGCCGCGGCGGTCGCCGTCTGGCCGGCGATGGAGCACACCTTCGGCACCTGGCGGGTGGTCGGCGGTATCCGGCGTCTGGTCGACGCCACCGCCGAGCGGACCGAGAAGCGCGGCGCGGAGATCCGCTACGGCACCGCGGTCACGGCGATCGAGCACGACGGCGGCGCGGTCCGCGGCGTCCGCCTGGCCGACGGCACCACGCTCCCCGCGGACATCGTCGTCTCCGCGGTGGATGCCGCGCTCACCGCCGGGTTCCTCGGCCGCCGCCCCGACCGGGGGGATCGCAGCGCCTCCGCCTTCACCCTGTCCCTGGCCCTCGACGGCGCGGCGGACCACCTGCCCACGATGTCGTTCGGGCTCGACCCCGTCGCGGAACTCGTCGAGGTCTTCGAAGCCGGTCGGCCGCCGGCGGACCCGACGCTGTTCCTCACCCCCGCCGACGCCCCTGCCGGTGCGAGCGCTCTGACCGTCAGCGTGGTGACGCCCCGTCACGGAACCGGCAAGGACGAGGTCGACTGGACCGCGACGCAGACCGAGGCGTACGCCCGTCATCTTCTCGGTGTCCTCGACGCCCGCGGGTTCGACGTCTCGACCCGCCTCCGGTGGTTCGCGGCCCACACGCCCGCCGACGTCGAGCGGCGCTGCGGCTCCCCCGGCGGCGCGCTCGGCGGCGCCGCCCTGCACGGCCTCAAGGGCGCGATCTTCCGCCCACCGAACACGACCGACGTGAGCGGGCTCTTCCAGGTCGGCGGGTCCGCTCACCCCGGGCCGGGGCTGGCCCTCGCTCCCCTCGGCTCCGCGTTGGTCGCGGAGACGATCGGCAAGGCCTGA
- a CDS encoding carotenoid biosynthesis protein, with protein MPALETARRPDRHLAGVRLAWALLAAAVACQIAYPLVAGTTRDRLTVATVTVTFAVVVTHLAVRSGAGVALRTFGLVCVASAAVEAVGVHTGFPFGEYAYGDGLGAELAGVPLVIPMAWSMTAYPALLVARRLTRDRGAVATALVGGWALASWDLFLDPQMVEEGYWVWADPTPALPGSPDVPLTNYAGWIVVSVALMALLDRTVPRASGASDPGDLLPAVLYLWTYAAQVLGNLAFFDRPAVGLLGGVAMGAVALPFALSRFGVAWFGRARP; from the coding sequence TTGCCCGCGCTCGAGACCGCGCGGCGCCCGGACCGGCACCTCGCGGGGGTCCGGCTCGCCTGGGCGCTGCTCGCGGCGGCCGTCGCCTGTCAGATCGCGTACCCGCTCGTCGCGGGCACCACGCGTGACCGGCTGACGGTCGCCACCGTCACGGTGACCTTCGCCGTCGTCGTGACCCACCTGGCGGTTCGGTCCGGGGCCGGCGTCGCGCTGCGGACGTTCGGGCTGGTGTGCGTCGCCTCGGCCGCCGTCGAGGCCGTCGGCGTGCACACGGGCTTCCCGTTCGGCGAGTACGCCTACGGGGACGGGCTCGGCGCGGAGCTGGCCGGCGTCCCGCTCGTCATCCCGATGGCCTGGTCGATGACGGCCTACCCGGCGCTGCTCGTGGCGCGTCGGCTGACCCGGGACCGCGGGGCGGTGGCGACCGCGCTCGTCGGCGGCTGGGCCCTCGCGAGCTGGGACCTGTTCCTCGACCCGCAGATGGTCGAGGAGGGGTACTGGGTCTGGGCCGACCCGACCCCCGCCCTGCCCGGTTCCCCCGACGTCCCGCTGACGAACTACGCGGGCTGGATCGTCGTCTCGGTGGCACTGATGGCGCTGCTCGACCGGACGGTGCCGCGCGCGTCCGGCGCCTCCGACCCCGGCGACCTCCTGCCCGCGGTCCTCTACCTGTGGACCTACGCGGCCCAGGTCCTCGGCAATCTCGCGTTCTTCGACCGCCCCGCGGTCGGGCTCCTCGGCGGCGTCGCGATGGGGGCCGTGGCTCTCCCCTTCGCCCTCTCCCGGTTCGGCGTTGCCTGGTTCGGCCGGGCACGTCCGTGA
- a CDS encoding glycosyltransferase, with product MRSPGRAAVAAGALLSLGGAALAAANVATVRVARPDAPDVPPGRRVSVLLPVRNEAAVVGRCLRALLAQEGVADLEILVLDDGSADGTADLARAVAGDDPRVRVLTGDPPPPGWLGKPHAGARLAAEATGDVLVFVDADVLLHPRAVAAAVAVMAESGLRLLSLMPRQVADSPGERLVQPLLAWSWLSTLPVRPAEHSRRPSTAAAIGQFLVVDRATYAAFGGHGAVRDRVVDDIELARAAKRAGHRAGMVVGSDVASCRMYADWAELRAGHTKWLWAAFGAGGRVVPAAAVCGVLLLLGPVPTAAALRGSRLGLAGYAAGVAGRALVARRVGSRVWPDVLAHPASTAAAAFLLADSVRARRRGTLTWKGRPLP from the coding sequence GTGAGGTCCCCGGGCCGGGCCGCGGTCGCGGCCGGGGCGCTGCTGTCCCTCGGCGGCGCGGCGCTGGCGGCGGCGAACGTCGCGACGGTGCGGGTCGCCCGGCCCGACGCCCCGGACGTCCCGCCCGGGCGGCGCGTCTCGGTGCTGCTGCCGGTCCGGAACGAGGCTGCGGTGGTGGGCCGCTGCCTGCGTGCGCTGCTCGCCCAGGAGGGTGTGGCGGACCTGGAGATCCTGGTCCTCGACGACGGGTCCGCCGACGGCACGGCCGACCTCGCCCGCGCCGTGGCCGGGGACGACCCGCGCGTGCGCGTCCTGACCGGGGACCCGCCGCCCCCGGGCTGGCTGGGCAAGCCGCACGCCGGCGCCCGCCTGGCTGCGGAGGCGACCGGCGACGTCCTGGTCTTCGTCGACGCGGACGTCCTGCTGCACCCGCGGGCCGTGGCGGCCGCGGTCGCGGTGATGGCGGAGTCGGGGCTGAGGCTGCTGTCGCTGATGCCACGTCAGGTCGCCGACTCGCCCGGCGAGCGCCTCGTCCAGCCCCTCCTCGCCTGGAGCTGGTTGTCGACGCTGCCCGTACGGCCGGCGGAGCACTCACGGCGGCCCTCGACCGCCGCGGCGATCGGGCAGTTTCTCGTCGTGGACCGCGCGACCTACGCCGCCTTCGGCGGCCACGGCGCCGTGCGCGACCGTGTGGTCGACGACATCGAACTCGCCCGCGCGGCCAAGCGCGCCGGCCACCGGGCGGGCATGGTCGTCGGTTCCGACGTCGCGTCGTGCCGCATGTACGCGGACTGGGCCGAGCTGCGGGCGGGCCACACCAAGTGGTTGTGGGCCGCCTTCGGCGCCGGCGGTCGCGTCGTCCCCGCCGCCGCGGTGTGCGGGGTGCTCCTGCTCCTCGGACCGGTCCCGACCGCCGCCGCCCTGCGCGGGTCCCGCCTCGGGCTCGCCGGGTACGCCGCCGGCGTCGCGGGCCGTGCCCTCGTCGCCCGCCGCGTCGGCTCCCGCGTCTGGCCCGACGTCCTCGCCCACCCGGCCTCGACCGCCGCCGCCGCGTTCCTGCTCGCGGACTCCGTCCGCGCCCGCCGCCGCGGCACCCTGACCTGGAAGGGGCGCCCCCTCCCCTGA
- the metF gene encoding methylenetetrahydrofolate reductase [NAD(P)H] has protein sequence MTTGSGPRPAGSTLGATLRDLLASGGRSYSFEFFPPKTDEGERTLFETIRQLEPLAPTFVSVTYGAGGSTRDRTVRIVERIATETTLTAVGHLTCVSSSRAELRSVIGSFAGAGIRNVLALRGDPAGGPGTPWESHPEGLEHADELVRLLRELGDFCVGVAAFPEGHPESPDLDADAKYLALKAAAGADFAVTQFFFDADDYFRLVDRAAAHGCTIPILPGIMPVTNLSQIQRFAELSGAAFPASLAERLQAVADDAAEVRRIGVEFATELCSKLLDGGAPGLHFYTLNRSTSTLQIYQALGLGPARTDSAS, from the coding sequence ATGACGACCGGATCCGGCCCGCGACCCGCGGGGTCCACGCTCGGCGCGACGCTGCGCGACCTGCTCGCGAGCGGCGGCCGGTCGTACTCGTTCGAGTTCTTCCCGCCGAAGACCGACGAGGGTGAGCGGACGCTGTTCGAGACGATCCGTCAGCTCGAGCCGCTGGCTCCGACGTTCGTGTCCGTCACCTACGGCGCCGGCGGGTCCACGCGGGACCGCACCGTCCGCATCGTCGAGCGGATCGCGACCGAGACGACACTGACCGCCGTCGGTCACCTCACCTGCGTCAGTTCCTCGCGCGCCGAGCTGCGTTCGGTCATCGGCAGCTTCGCCGGAGCGGGCATCCGCAACGTCCTGGCGCTGCGCGGCGACCCGGCCGGCGGGCCGGGTACACCGTGGGAGTCGCACCCGGAGGGGCTGGAGCACGCCGACGAGCTGGTGCGGCTGCTGCGCGAGCTCGGGGACTTCTGCGTCGGCGTCGCGGCCTTCCCGGAGGGCCACCCCGAGTCGCCGGACCTGGACGCCGACGCCAAGTACCTCGCGCTCAAGGCCGCGGCCGGCGCCGACTTCGCGGTGACGCAGTTCTTCTTCGACGCCGACGACTACTTCCGTCTCGTCGACCGGGCGGCGGCGCACGGCTGCACGATCCCGATCCTGCCGGGGATCATGCCGGTCACGAACCTCTCGCAGATCCAGCGCTTCGCGGAGCTGTCGGGCGCCGCGTTCCCGGCGTCCCTCGCCGAGCGGTTGCAGGCGGTCGCCGACGACGCGGCCGAGGTGCGCCGCATCGGCGTCGAGTTCGCCACTGAACTGTGCTCGAAGCTGCTCGACGGCGGCGCGCCGGGGCTGCACTTCTACACGCTGAACCGCTCGACCTCGACCCTGCAGATCTACCAGGCGCTCGGGCTCGGTCCCGCGCGAACTGACAGCGCGTCATGA
- a CDS encoding VOC family protein, whose amino-acid sequence MTYVDSYAPGIPCWVDVACHDAAAGKEFYSELFGWSSVDDEDGFATFLLDGRPVAGLGPCQKGTRPSWNVYITVKDVDASVATVKANGGTLIAGPGDILNLGRGAACADPQGGVLTLWQARDHIGARITRVPGTWYWSDLVTPDIPRAAAFYTAVFGWSVRGADPSGSTGAVAMLGQQGVAGFSPLPAGSAPGPYWSVTFQVADVDATAEKATKLGASVAVAPMDVPNVGRFAAIAAPGRETFSILRPLA is encoded by the coding sequence GTGACCTACGTCGACAGCTACGCACCCGGCATCCCGTGCTGGGTGGACGTCGCCTGCCACGACGCCGCGGCCGGCAAGGAGTTCTACTCCGAGCTCTTCGGCTGGAGTTCGGTGGACGACGAGGACGGCTTCGCCACGTTCCTCCTCGACGGCCGTCCCGTGGCGGGTCTCGGTCCGTGCCAGAAGGGCACCCGGCCGAGCTGGAACGTCTACATCACGGTCAAGGACGTCGACGCGTCCGTCGCGACCGTCAAGGCCAACGGCGGCACGCTCATCGCCGGGCCCGGGGACATCCTCAACCTGGGCCGCGGCGCCGCGTGCGCCGACCCGCAGGGTGGCGTGCTCACGCTCTGGCAGGCCCGCGACCACATCGGCGCGCGCATCACGCGCGTTCCGGGCACCTGGTACTGGTCGGACCTCGTGACGCCGGACATCCCGCGCGCCGCCGCGTTCTACACCGCGGTGTTCGGCTGGTCGGTCCGCGGCGCGGACCCGTCGGGCTCGACCGGCGCGGTCGCGATGCTCGGGCAGCAGGGCGTGGCCGGCTTCTCGCCACTCCCGGCCGGCTCGGCCCCGGGTCCGTACTGGTCGGTGACGTTCCAGGTCGCGGACGTGGACGCCACCGCGGAGAAGGCCACCAAGCTCGGTGCCTCCGTCGCGGTCGCCCCGATGGACGTCCCCAACGTCGGGCGCTTCGCGGCCATCGCCGCGCCCGGTCGGGAGACGTTCTCGATCCTGCGGCCCCTGGCCTGA
- a CDS encoding arsenate reductase family protein, with protein MEIWLNPACSKCRTAVADLDAAGVPYTVRRYLDDPPTAAEIRDVLDRLGLEPWDIARTGEAVAGEIGLKSWPKDAENRERWIEALAAHPKLIQRPILTAADGSAVVGRSPEAVQAAIEAERKG; from the coding sequence ATGGAGATCTGGCTCAACCCGGCATGCTCGAAGTGCCGTACCGCGGTCGCGGACCTGGACGCCGCGGGCGTTCCCTACACCGTCCGCCGGTACCTGGACGACCCGCCGACCGCCGCCGAGATCCGCGACGTCCTCGACCGGCTCGGCCTCGAGCCGTGGGACATCGCGCGGACCGGTGAGGCCGTGGCCGGCGAGATCGGGCTGAAGTCCTGGCCGAAGGACGCGGAGAACCGCGAGCGTTGGATCGAGGCGCTGGCCGCTCACCCCAAGCTGATCCAGCGTCCGATCCTCACCGCCGCCGACGGCAGCGCGGTGGTCGGCCGCTCGCCGGAGGCGGTGCAGGCCGCGATCGAGGCCGAGCGGAAGGGCTGA
- a CDS encoding CDP-alcohol phosphatidyltransferase family protein, with the protein MTSREDYLAAWAAGHGGHDPSSGGRAERAWFDLVYRVALPLRGVHPDALTAIAVAVAGVAAVLAGSDPRLCLLAAVLVLVSAVLDGVDGAVAVLTGRASRWGHLVDSLGDRLAEVFFGIALYEAGAPGPVCAGAVASSWLQEYARARAGAGGLTDILVVTVAERPTRVIATALGLLTVGLLGHNSVGEFDAEIAAFCGAVGWLALGLVGLAQLGRALRHALRPGSTQPNG; encoded by the coding sequence ATGACCTCGCGCGAGGACTACCTCGCTGCGTGGGCCGCGGGACACGGGGGCCACGACCCGAGCAGCGGGGGGCGCGCCGAGCGCGCGTGGTTCGACCTCGTGTACCGCGTCGCGCTCCCGCTGCGAGGCGTACACCCCGACGCGCTGACCGCGATCGCGGTCGCGGTCGCTGGGGTGGCGGCGGTCCTCGCCGGGAGCGACCCGCGGCTGTGTCTGCTCGCCGCCGTCCTGGTGCTCGTCTCGGCCGTGCTCGACGGCGTCGACGGGGCCGTCGCGGTTCTGACGGGCCGCGCGAGCCGGTGGGGGCACCTCGTCGACTCGCTCGGTGACCGGCTCGCGGAGGTGTTCTTCGGCATCGCCCTGTACGAAGCGGGCGCGCCCGGGCCGGTCTGCGCCGGCGCGGTCGCGAGCAGCTGGCTCCAGGAGTACGCGCGGGCCCGCGCCGGGGCCGGTGGGCTGACCGACATCCTCGTCGTCACCGTCGCGGAGCGTCCGACCCGGGTGATCGCCACGGCGCTCGGCCTGCTCACCGTCGGCCTGCTCGGACACAACTCGGTCGGGGAGTTCGACGCCGAGATCGCCGCGTTCTGCGGCGCGGTCGGCTGGCTCGCGCTCGGACTGGTCGGCCTCGCGCAGCTCGGCCGCGCGTTGCGTCACGCGCTGCGGCCCGGGAGCACTCAACCGAACGGATGA
- a CDS encoding phytoene desaturase family protein, protein MNSRCDVAVVGAGHNALVAACYLAGAGLEVEVLERDTVVGGAVSTVERFPGHRVDRGSSLHVMVRHTGIVEELGLGECGLRYLDADPWAYAPGPDPGSPGLVFATDLDRTCDSIAAACGPADAAAYRALIADFTPACRRILDVLAGPPTPGRIARKVATLGRARGGGETSRWFLQPADHLLDATFRSERLKAALAWLAAQSGPPPHEPGTVGHLSWIALMHLRAPGRPVGGSGELSRTLAERLTRSGGRLHLGDAATAVTVSAGRVTGVRTASGRTVSARAVLSGAHVLETLDLLAAAGVEPPGVRPRIRVGDGIGVAVRLATSALPAYAGASADAGHGMQLLVTDRAELRAAYADYLAARPPARPAVLALTPTVQDPSLAPPGRHTVTLWAQWHRYDLAGPGWDEVRTATGEAAIARVEAFSPGFAAGVVDTHVQTPLDLERELGLRRGNVMHVEMALDAMFALRPVPELSGYRGPLPGLYLTGASTHPGGGVFGASGRSAAKVLLRDLKRARRFPK, encoded by the coding sequence GTGAACTCCCGCTGCGACGTCGCGGTCGTCGGCGCCGGCCACAACGCACTGGTCGCGGCCTGCTACCTCGCGGGCGCCGGTCTCGAGGTCGAGGTCCTCGAGCGCGACACCGTCGTCGGCGGCGCGGTCTCCACCGTCGAGCGCTTCCCGGGTCATCGCGTGGATCGCGGCTCCAGCTTGCACGTGATGGTCCGTCATACCGGAATCGTCGAGGAGCTCGGGCTCGGTGAGTGCGGTCTGCGGTACCTCGACGCCGACCCGTGGGCGTACGCGCCGGGGCCGGACCCGGGCTCCCCCGGCCTGGTGTTCGCGACCGACCTCGACCGCACCTGCGACTCCATCGCCGCGGCCTGCGGACCCGCCGACGCCGCGGCGTACCGCGCGCTGATCGCCGACTTCACCCCCGCGTGCCGGCGCATCCTCGACGTCCTCGCCGGGCCGCCGACCCCGGGCCGGATCGCCCGCAAGGTCGCCACGCTCGGCCGCGCACGCGGCGGTGGTGAGACCTCCCGGTGGTTCCTGCAGCCGGCCGACCACCTGCTCGACGCCACCTTCCGAAGCGAACGCCTGAAGGCGGCCCTGGCCTGGCTCGCGGCGCAGTCCGGCCCGCCGCCGCACGAGCCGGGCACGGTCGGGCACCTGTCCTGGATCGCCCTGATGCACCTGCGTGCCCCCGGGCGGCCGGTGGGCGGGTCCGGAGAGCTCTCGCGGACCCTCGCCGAGCGCCTGACCCGCTCGGGCGGCCGGCTCCACCTCGGGGACGCGGCAACGGCGGTCACCGTGTCCGCGGGGCGGGTCACCGGCGTGCGGACCGCGAGCGGACGCACCGTCAGTGCGCGGGCGGTCCTGTCCGGCGCCCACGTCCTGGAGACGCTGGACCTGCTCGCCGCCGCCGGTGTCGAGCCGCCCGGGGTGCGACCGCGGATCCGGGTCGGCGACGGCATCGGCGTGGCCGTCCGGCTCGCGACCTCGGCGTTGCCGGCCTACGCCGGGGCCTCGGCCGACGCCGGGCACGGCATGCAACTGCTCGTCACCGACCGCGCCGAGCTGCGCGCGGCCTACGCCGACTATCTCGCCGCCCGGCCTCCGGCGCGGCCGGCGGTGCTCGCCCTGACCCCGACCGTGCAGGACCCGTCACTCGCTCCGCCCGGCCGCCACACCGTCACGCTGTGGGCGCAGTGGCACCGTTACGACCTCGCCGGACCCGGGTGGGACGAGGTGCGCACGGCGACCGGCGAGGCGGCGATCGCGCGCGTCGAGGCCTTCTCCCCCGGGTTCGCTGCGGGCGTCGTCGACACCCACGTCCAGACCCCGCTCGACCTCGAACGCGAGCTCGGTCTGCGTCGAGGCAACGTCATGCACGTCGAGATGGCACTCGATGCGATGTTCGCCCTCCGTCCGGTCCCCGAGCTCTCGGGTTACCGTGGGCCCCTGCCCGGCCTCTACCTCACCGGCGCCTCGACCCATCCCGGCGGCGGTGTGTTCGGAGCCTCGGGCCGCAGTGCGGCGAAGGTCCTGCTCCGCGACCTGAAGCGCGCACGAAGATTCCCGAAGTAG
- a CDS encoding polyprenyl synthetase family protein — protein MTAVDPADLRERVSARLTAHLEQRSGLVTALGPELEAPVAVLRELTTGGKLLRPAFCYWGYRAAGAPDGEEIVAAAAALELLHVSALIHDDVMDGSDRRRGRPSAHRQFEQLHRTADWSGAPEGFGYGAAILLGDLVLAWSDELLRGCGLPADRVAAGTAVFEAMRTEVIAGQYLDLVAQSAGDAPAGETEDAALSRALRVLRYKTAKYSVERPLQLGATLAGAEPALVEAFSAFGIPLGEAFQLRDDLLGVFGDPERTGKPAGDDLREGKRTVLVATAMTAADDADRATLRTLLGDPTLDADGVEQLRDVLVRTGAVDEVEKMIERLTAQAVDALADAPIVDPTARQVLADLVVAATQRHE, from the coding sequence ATGACCGCCGTGGACCCGGCCGATCTGCGCGAGCGGGTGTCCGCACGACTCACGGCCCACCTGGAGCAACGGTCGGGCCTCGTCACCGCGCTCGGGCCCGAGCTCGAGGCGCCGGTCGCGGTCCTGCGGGAACTCACGACCGGCGGCAAGCTCCTGCGCCCGGCGTTCTGCTACTGGGGCTACCGCGCCGCTGGGGCCCCGGACGGCGAGGAGATCGTCGCCGCGGCCGCCGCGCTCGAACTGCTGCACGTCAGCGCACTGATCCACGACGACGTCATGGACGGCTCCGACCGCCGCCGCGGCCGCCCCTCCGCCCACCGCCAGTTCGAGCAGCTGCACCGCACGGCCGACTGGTCCGGGGCGCCGGAGGGCTTCGGGTACGGCGCCGCGATCCTGCTCGGTGACCTCGTCCTCGCCTGGTCCGACGAACTGCTCCGCGGCTGCGGCCTGCCCGCTGACCGGGTCGCCGCGGGCACCGCGGTCTTCGAGGCCATGCGGACCGAAGTCATCGCCGGCCAGTACCTCGACCTTGTCGCCCAGTCGGCGGGCGACGCCCCCGCCGGTGAAACCGAGGACGCCGCGCTCTCCCGGGCCCTGCGCGTCCTGCGCTACAAGACCGCGAAGTACTCGGTCGAGCGGCCCTTGCAGCTCGGCGCGACCCTGGCTGGTGCCGAGCCGGCGCTGGTCGAGGCCTTCTCCGCGTTCGGCATCCCGCTCGGCGAGGCGTTCCAGCTCCGCGACGACCTGCTCGGGGTCTTCGGCGACCCGGAGCGCACCGGCAAGCCCGCGGGCGACGACCTGCGCGAGGGCAAGCGCACCGTGCTCGTCGCGACCGCGATGACCGCCGCCGACGACGCCGACCGCGCGACGCTGCGCACCCTGCTCGGTGACCCCACCCTCGACGCCGACGGCGTGGAGCAATTGCGCGACGTGCTCGTCCGGACGGGCGCGGTCGACGAGGTCGAGAAGATGATCGAGCGGCTCACCGCGCAGGCCGTCGACGCTCTCGCCGACGCCCCCATCGTTGATCCGACGGCCCGTCAGGTTCTCGCCGACCTCGTGGTCGCGGCGACGCAGCGGCACGAATGA